Genomic window (Caldibacillus debilis DSM 16016):
TGGGCCGGGTGACCGGATCAGGCCGCCTGTTCAAAGGAATCATATTTCCGTTTCCCAATGATGGAAGCTCCGCAAAAAGAACCTTCGGTTATTAGTCCGGCCCCCCGGCTCCCTTTTTCAAAGGTATTCGGGATTTCCGGCGGTGTTTCCCGCTGCCTTTCCGGGTTAGATCAGACCTTCGCGGATCGCCTTCGCCACCGCCTCCGTCCGGTTTTTCACGTTCATTTTCTGCATGATGGCGGAAACGTAGTCGCGGACCGTATATTCGCTCAAATTCAATTGGACGGCCGCTTCGAAGGTGGACAACCCCTCGGCCAAAAGCTTCAGGACCTCAATCTCCCTCGGCGAAAAATGCCTCTTTGCCTTTAACGAAATTTCATCCGAATATTTGGCCAAAATCTCGCCGGCGCTTTGGCCGAATTTGATCAGCGCATAGACGGTGTTTTGGTCGACGGTGAAGGGTTTGTTCGGTCCCTGGTCGAGGATGGCCGCTCCCAAAAGCTGGCTTTTGGCACTTAAATAGATCGGGGCGAGGACGACCGTTTTCAATTGGAAACGGCGGACGTAGCGGTCGGGAAATACCCCCTTTACGTCGGCGATATAAAGGGGCTGGATATATTTTAATTTCTTCCTGTAATTGTTTAAAAGTTTTAAGCGGTTATGGACGAGGGGCAGATTTTGAATATCTTCCGTGATGCCGCGAATCGCTTCCGTATCCAGATGCCATCCGTAAAGGCCGGCGCCGATCTGTTCGTCGCTGGAATAGGAAAAGATCGCGCACCGTTCGAAGGGCAATAATTCGACAAATCCTCCCGCGATATTTTCCAGGGCTTCCGTCAGGGAACGGGATCCGATGATTTTTTCGTTGAAAAGAATGACGGCATCTTTCCATTCCTGGGATTCCTTCGTCAGCTGAACGATTTTTTTGCTGTCTTTGAACATTTGCAGCGAAAACAGGATGAAAGGGAGGATGCGGGATGCGTCTTCCTTCGGCAGGGAGATCAGCAGGGTGCAGTCGTCATGGGGCACGGGGATCAGGGTGTATTGATCCTTTTCGTTATGATGGAAACGCCGGAGCAGGGTCTCGGAAATGCCGAAAATTGTATCCGCTTCCAAAAAATTTGTCGATGCGGCGACGGCAGGGTCTTTCGCGAAGATTTTTTCAACGGCGAACCGCTCCCCTTTTTTCCCGATGACGGCGATCGCTTCGATCGGAAGCAGGGTGGAGGCGACCATGTAGTCCAGGAAGGACTCCAGCGAATGGTTTTGCTGAAATTGCTGCAGGAAGCCTTCTTCATTGATTTTGGAAAACAAATAATGGATGGCCATATAGTCGTGGTCCGATTGCCGGGCATGCTCCTGGATGACGTTGTGAACCGTATCTTCGAGGAAGGTGACAAAGAAAGGATTGGCGTTCAATGGCCGGCTTTTGACGTGAAGCTGGGGTTTTTCTTTCTTCCAATGAAACAAACAGTGGGACAAAAAGGCGACGGTTTCTTCCAGCGCTTCCCATTTTTTTGTTCGTTTTCCCTTGAATTCGGTCAATATCTTTTGCCATTCGCGGAGGATCTCCGCTTCATATTTTTGGATCGTTTCCAGACCCTTTTGATAAACGGCGTTCATTTGTTCGTTAAGCGTAAAAGGCATGGATCCGCTCACCCCTCCTCATCCTTTTTCGGCCCTCCATTCCGGCGCGAAAAAAGCCGGTTTCCTTTCCCCGGAAAAGTTCTCCGCATTTCCGGCAACCATAATTATATCAATATTTAATAAAATTTCAATAAATAAAAAGAACAATAATTCATTATAATATTCCAATATTCAGAAAACAGAACCCCGTACGTTTGTCGGATGGATTCGTGAATAGGTACACTATTCCTATTTTTATAGGAATTGGTAATATACAGATATCTTTTTAAACTTATAAATGAACCGGTAAAAATGGATACGCTTTCAAAAAATTCTGCCCGGAGGTGACATGGAAAGAGGAGGTCCATCTATTCGCAACTCTGTTTTAAAAAATTTAAAGGAGGGATTATTATTCGTGAGTTCATTCGCAAAACTGCGATCATTTTGTTAGTAATTCCCCTTTTGTTGTTGTTTATGAACAAAGGTTACGAAGTTCATGCAGTAAAACAATCGACGTCAGTCCCTTATGTATGTATTTCAAATGTGCCTTTTATAGGGGAAATGAAGTTAAATATGCAGGTCAAAGTTACTGCTACTCTCCCAGATTTTGTGACTCCAGGAGCAGAATTCGCTTTGGAAGATTCTTTTTCGGAAGTTACATTTGGTAAAGATGAAGTTCCCTTATTAAATCTCGCTGTAAACCCTATTAAGGGTGAAGTACAAAAATTTCACTTAGAACTCGAAAATGCAACGAGCACAGATGGAAAAAATTTTGTTAATGTTGCGGAAGGTGGATTGACCATCCCTGAAACCCCTTTTGCTTCGACCGATCCATCGGTTTCTTTCCGTGTTCCTGCTGATGGGGGAATTGACGTCAATT
Coding sequences:
- a CDS encoding helix-turn-helix transcriptional regulator, with the translated sequence MPFTLNEQMNAVYQKGLETIQKYEAEILREWQKILTEFKGKRTKKWEALEETVAFLSHCLFHWKKEKPQLHVKSRPLNANPFFVTFLEDTVHNVIQEHARQSDHDYMAIHYLFSKINEEGFLQQFQQNHSLESFLDYMVASTLLPIEAIAVIGKKGERFAVEKIFAKDPAVAASTNFLEADTIFGISETLLRRFHHNEKDQYTLIPVPHDDCTLLISLPKEDASRILPFILFSLQMFKDSKKIVQLTKESQEWKDAVILFNEKIIGSRSLTEALENIAGGFVELLPFERCAIFSYSSDEQIGAGLYGWHLDTEAIRGITEDIQNLPLVHNRLKLLNNYRKKLKYIQPLYIADVKGVFPDRYVRRFQLKTVVLAPIYLSAKSQLLGAAILDQGPNKPFTVDQNTVYALIKFGQSAGEILAKYSDEISLKAKRHFSPREIEVLKLLAEGLSTFEAAVQLNLSEYTVRDYVSAIMQKMNVKNRTEAVAKAIREGLI